A window from Dermacentor albipictus isolate Rhodes 1998 colony chromosome 10, USDA_Dalb.pri_finalv2, whole genome shotgun sequence encodes these proteins:
- the LOC139051065 gene encoding gastric triacylglycerol lipase-like: MYLGHYPIGTTIQDLLHFYQVNIARDFVMYDHGAKENLKRYNQATPPAYPLERITTPWALFSSEGDQIADCRDVEELVARLGSRVILHRVVPQKTFGHLDFAIGYKCTDFLHNVAIDVVKQQIGQSE, translated from the exons ATGTACTTAGGCCACTATCCCATCGGAACAACTATACAAGACCTCCTGCACTTCTACCAG GTGAACATAGCCAGAGACTTCGTCATGTACGATCATGGCGCCAAGGAGAACCTTAAGCGGTACAATCAG GCGACACCACCGGCCTATCCGCTGGAACGCATCACAACTCCATGGGCCTTGTTCTCGTCTGAGGGCGACCAGATCGCCGACTGTCGTGATGTCGAAGAACTGGTTGCCAGACTCGGATCGAGGGTTATCCTGCATCGGGTGGTTCCACAGAAAACCTTTGGTCACTTAGACTTTGCTATTGGATACAAGTGCACCGACTTTTTGCACAATGTCGCCATCGATGTTGTGAAGCAGCAGATTGGTCAGAGCGAATGA